Genomic window (Chryseobacterium sp. H1D6B):
TTTTCTACGATTTCTATTGCTACTTCTTTTGAAATAAATCTTGCCGGCATTGAAATCATGTTAGCGTCGTTATGCTGTCTAGCCAGTGATGCAATCTCCGGCATCCAGCAAAGAGCACAACGAATTTTCTGATGCTTGTTTGCTGTGATCTGTACTCCGTTTCCGCTCCCACAGATCAAAATTCCCAATTCATTTTCTCCATTCTCTACTGAGGCTGCAGCCGGGTGTACAAAGTCAGGATAATCCACACTGTCTGTGGAAAACGTTCCAAAATCCTGAATTTCAAATCTTTCTGAAAAATAGTTCTTAACAATCTCTTTATATTCAAACCCTGCATGATCAGCGGCAATGGCAATTTTTCTTTTCATAATTATAGTATTAGACTTTAAATAGATTTTACTTTCCCCAAATTTAAGTATTAAAATAATAAGTGTTAGTCTTTCGCTAGTAAATTGTGAAAAGCATTGTGAATAACTGTGGATAACTTCTATTAACTAATCCTTTTTTTAGTGAAAAAATTTCTTAATGAACAAAAGCTGCCGAAATTCAATACAAAACTTTCAAAATCTTTTTTGTGAGTTGTCTGGACTTTTTCCATAAATAAGTAATTAAGAATTCAAATTGTTAACAAGTTATCAATTTTTGTTAGTAAGTGCTAAAATAACCAGACTTTCAGTAAATTATATTGTGAATTAAATATTAATTAAGCTCAAAATAAATGTTATGAACTTTTTATACGAAAGTTATCCCCTAAACTCACAACACACAACAACAACTATCACTCTTTTTTTTTATAATTAAAAAATTGTTGATTACTGGGTGGGTGGTTCTGGGGAAATTTTTTCTGAAAACTTTTGGTTCTTTCAATGTTTTCCAAATTTTTAAAATCTTACATTTGTGAAACGAAAATTCAAAGATATTTATGAAAACAATCAATGATTTCAATTTTAAAGATAAAAAGGCTCTAGTACGAGTAGATTTTAATGTTCCGCAAGATGATCAGCTTAACGTTACAGATAATACAAGAATTTCGGCAGTAAAGCCAACTATTGATAAAATTCTTAATGATGGAGGTTCCGTAATTTTAATGACACACCTTGGAAGACCAAAAGGTGAAGTTAAAGATCAATTCTCTCTTAAACATATTCTGGAAGAAGTTTCCAATGTACTTGGTCATAAAGTGAAATTTGTTGAAGAGTCAATAGGAGAGAAGGCTGTGAGAGCGGCTTCTGATCTTAAGCCTGGAGAAATTTTATTATTAGAGAACCTTCGTTTTCATAGTGAAGAAGAAAAAGGTGATGAAGGTTTTGCTGAGGAGCTTTCTAAATTAGGAGATGCCTATGTAAACGATGCTTTCGGTACTGCTCATAGAGCTCATGCTTCTACATCAGTAATTGCTAAATATTTTCCTTCAACTAAATATTTCGGTTTATTGATGGCTAATGAACTAAAGGCTATTGATAAAGTTCTAAAGAGTGGTGAAAAGCCTGTTACAGCTATTCTGGGTGGATCCAAAGTTTCAACTAAAATTACCATTATAGAAAATATCCTTCCAGCAATTGATAATTTGATTATTGGTGGAGGTATGGCATTTACTTTTATTAAAGCTCTTGGAGGGAAAATCGGAAACTCACTGGTTGAAGAAGATAAGCTGCCTTTGGCGCTTGAGATCTTAGGAAAAGCAAAAGAACATCATGTAAAAGTATATCTTCCTTCTGATTCTATAATTGCAGAAAGTTTTAGCAACGATGCTGATAGAAAAGAAGTAGACATCTATGATATTCCTGAAGGATGGATGGGGCTGGATGCTGGAAAGAAATCTAGAGAACAGTTCAACGATGTACTTTTGAATTCAAGAACAATTCTTTGGAACGGGCCGATCGGAGTTTTTGAAATGTCAAACTTTTCTGCTGGTACAGTTGCTTTAGGAGAAAGTATTGCTGAATCTACAAAGTTGGGAGCATTTTCTTTAGTGGGTGGTGGAGACAGTGTAGCTTTTGTAAAACAATTTGGTTACGCAGATAAAGTAAGTTATGTTTCAACCGGAGGAGGAGCAATGCTTGAAAGTTTAGAAGGACTGGAACTTCCTGGAGTTGCCGCCATCAATAAATAAAATAAAAAAATATATATTTTAAAGTCTGCTGGATTTACCGGCAGACTTTTTTGTGTTCCAATTTTTTGAAAATTGCAATTTTCAGAAATCAGCTAAAAATCGGCTTTCAGAATTATATTTAAAATTTTAAAACTAAAATTTTTGGAGTATTTATACATTATTTCAAATTGAGGCTTAAAAATGTGTGTTTTTGAAAGAATTTACTTTTTTAAAGTTGAAATCGTCTACATTTTTTGAATTTCACCGGCTTGTCTTTTTGAGAGAAAGAATTTTAAATTTTATTTCTTACCTGGAATTTCTATTGAGAAGGAAAATAATGGGATGAAGTTATTAAAAGAAAATATTCAGAATCTTCTAGGCATTCATACTCATGATAGAGTGCAGTCCGAAATTTTTTTGAATTTTACTTTTTTTAGGATAGATAATTTTACTATAATTTTTTTTTAAATGATATTTTCTAAAAATTTAAATTTATATATGAGTTTACTAACTTTTTACCAACAATTTTAGTTGCAATAAGTTCAAATTTTTAAGTTTTTCTTTTCTCATAAAAATTAGACTTAAAAATATAGAGTAGGAGAGGAGAAGGAAAAATTAAAACTCAAGAAAAAATCCTGAGTTTTAGTTTTTTTTATTAAAATTGAGGAAAATTAACCTCTGTAAATGGCTTAAAAATCAATTTTCTATCTTTTTTCGATAATATATATCAAACTTGAAAATTCGTTAGAAAAAAGTGCTTTTACGTTAGAAATCGTTCCGTAGACTATTGCTTTTAGCCAAAAAAGAGGTGATTTCTTGTATTTTTCGCTTAACATAGAGATATAATAGGAGTCTAGAACCAAAGGCTTTATTTTTCTCATTTTCCAATTTGGATTTTTTGAAACTAAATTTTCCATTCCATTTTTTGAAAAATGATAGATGTGTCTCGGTACATCATAAGCAGCCCAGTATTCTTTGTAATGTTTTGCATCGTAGGAAGTAGGGTTGGGTACAGCTATAATTAACAATCCTTTTTCTTTTAATTTTTTATGAAAAATATTAAGTATCTCATCCTGATTTTGCACGTGTTCGAAAACATGCCACAGAGTAATTGCATCTAGGCTTTCATTTTCTATAATTGTAATATCATCAATTATTTTTGCTTTTAATATTTTGTTTTGAGCTGCTTTTCGGGCATCAGCATCAGGTTCAAAACCAAAAGTTTCGAAATCATTTTCAATATATTTTACAAATTCTCCTGCACCGCATCCGTAATCTAATACTTTAGAACCTTTTTTTATTCTATCTATCAGTATGTTTTTCTTATACTGAAGATTGAAAGATTGAAGAAATTTATATAATTTTTCTTTTAGACTTCCTGAATCTTGATGGTGAGAAATGTAGTCTTCACTTTCATAATATTTAGAAATATTAGATGGAATAGGGGAGGTTTTAAAAACTCCTTTTGTTTCTGTTTCCTTAATTTCAAATATTTCTTGGGAAAGAAAATGATCTTTTATTTTCATTGAATTGTTTCTTTAAATTAAAAATTAAGATATTTAGGCCTTTTTAATTCAGCTTCTAAATACCTTAATTTCGCTTTTATTTTATTAATGTTTCACGTGAAACATAAGTTGATTATCGTCCTAAATAGACCAGTAAAACGTTAATATCAGCGGGGGAAACACCACTAATTCTGCCTGCTTGGGCTATTGTTTTTGGTCTTACATTGTTCATCTTCTGCTTAGCTTCTGAGGAAAGACTGGCTAATTTGATATAATCGAAGTCTTCAGGAATTTTAATATTTTCGAGACGGGTCAATTTAGCAACATTCTCTTTCTCTTTTTCTATGTACCCCCTGTACTTGATATTTACTTCTGCCTGTTCTCTTACTTCATCAGAATATTGAGAGGTTACTTCCTTTATAACTTCAATATTTTCTAGTTTTTCAAGAGTAATATTAGGGCGTGTAAGAAATTGAGCTGCTCTGTATGCTTGATCCACAGGATTGCTTTCTATGCTTTCTAAAATAGGATTAATAATACCAGGTTTTAAAGAAGTTTCTCGTAAGAAGGTCTCAAGTTCCTCACTTTTAGCTATTTTCTCTTCAACTCTTTTTAATCTTTCTTCTTTTGCTAAACCTAAATTATGCGCTTTTTCAGTTAATCTGATGTCAGCATTATCTTGTCTTAAAAGCAGTCTGTATTCAGCACGTGAAGTAAACATTCTGTAAGGTTCTTCAGTTCCTTTTGTTATTAAATCATCAATTAAAACGCCTATATAAGCTTCATCTCTGTTTAGGATGAACTCTTCCTTCTCATGTACCTTGTTGTGCGCATTAATCCCTGCCATAAGCCCTTGTCCGGCTGCTTCTTCATATCCTGTAGTACCGTTGATCTGGCCTGCGAAATAAAGGTTATCAATAAGCTTTGTTTCTAGAGTATGCTTTAATTGAGTAGGAGGGAAGTAGTCATATTCAATAGCATAGCCTGGACGGAAAACTTTTACATTTTCAAATCCTGGGATATGTCTCATAGCTTTAATCTGAACATCTTCCGGTAGGGAAGAGCTAAAACCGTTTACGTAGATCTCAACTGTTTTCCAGCCTTCCGGTTCTACGAACAGCTGATGTCTTGTTCTTTCTGCAAAACGATTGATCTTGTCTTCAATACTAGGACAGTATCTTGGACCTAAACTTTGGATCGTTCCATTGAACATGGGACTTCTATCAAATCCTTCTCTTAAAATATCATGTACAGTTTCATTGGTGTATACGATATGACAACTTAATTGTTTGGTTAATTTAGGAGTATCTAAATAGCTGAACTTTTGAGGTTTTTCATCTCCTTTTTGTTCTTCCATTTTGCTGTAATCTAAACTCCTTCCATCTACTCTCGGTGGAGTACCTGTTTTCATTCTTCCAGCTTCAAATCCTAAAGTAACTAATTGTTCTGTGATACCAAATGCTCTTGGTTCACCCATTCTTCCGCCTCCAAGTTGTTTGTCTCCAACGTGGATTAATCCGTTAAGGAATGTTCCATTAGTCAGTACAACTGATTTGGATCTTATTTCGATTCCTAATGAAGTGATAACTCCAACGGCTTTATTATTTTCTATAATAAGCTGTTTTACCATATCCTGAAAGAAATCAAGATTGGGAGTATTTTCTAATGCTAAACGCCATTCTTCTGCAAAAAGCATTCTGTCATTTTGTGTTCTTGGAGACCACATCGCAGGACCCTTAGAAAGATTCAGCATTTTAAATTGAATAGCAGATTTGTCTGCTATAATTCCTGAGTAACCTCCCATTGCATCGATCTCCCTAACGATTTGTCCTTTTGCAATACCTCCCATTGCAGGGTTGCAGCTCATTTGTCCAATTGTCTGCATGTTCATAGTGACAAGCAAAGTTTTTGAACCTAAGTTGGCAGCAGCAGCAGCAGCTTCACAACCTGCGTGGCCTGCACCAACTACTATTACATCATATATTTCTGAAATCATTTTTACCTGATTTTAAGCCTTAAATTTTAATTTTAATATTAAATGTTTCACGTGAAACATTATTTTTAAATACAGCTTAAAACAGCCTGTATTCTGTGTTTACCAGCCCGATCACAACCTTGTTTCGCTCTTTTCTTTTTTATAAATAATAGAGAGGGTGTAAAACGGGAATAATTTCTACTTATATTTTGCTAAATAAAAATCTTCTTTATTCCGCATCTGCTTTTCTTCTTCTTCTGTTTTATCCTTATATCCGATGAGATGAAGAATGCCGTGAGCCAATACTCTTCTTAATTCTTCTTCATAGTTTTTGGATAGGGTAGAAGCATTATCTGAAATGCGCTGCAAAGATACGAAAATCTCCGCGCTTATGGTTTTACCTTTTACATAATCAAACGTAATGATGTCTGTATAGTAATCATGCTGGAGATAATCCTGATTAATCTTAAGCAGATACTCGTCGTCACAGAATATATAACTGATCTCTCCCAGTTTTTTTTCTTCGGAAATAATAATATCTTCCAACCATGTTTTGTAATTGGAGTCTACACTTTCTGGTAAATTTTCGTAAAAGAATTGTATCATTTTTTTAAAACCAGTGTCCTAATATTACACTGAATATGCCTTTTTGATTGTTTTTTAATGAATGGCTGAAATTAATCTTAATCTGCCCAAAAGGAGATTTGTAGCCTGCCGTTATTCCTAACGAGCTGTAATTTACTTTTGCTGCATCTTCAAAGCTGATGTCATTGGATAGATTAGCAAAAGATAAGTTTCCGGTTATAAAGTAGTTTTTATTGAATTTGAACTGAAGATCATTGGATATTAAAATCAAGTTATCAGCACTCAGCTGTGCAAAATAAAATCCTCCAAAACTTTTAAAATTGACCACATTCTGATCAAAGATTCCTCCAAGTCTGTATTGATAAAAGTTAGGAAGGTTATCTCCTAATGTTATTCCTCCGTAAAGATTAAGACGATAAGTAAATTGTTTAGCAAGAGGGATATTGATTCTAATATCTGCTTTCACCTGTATGAGTCTTTTATCTACTTCAGATTTTAATAAATCAATTACTTTTCCTTCTGCAGCTAAATAAAAACCTTTAGTAGGGAAGTCTTTATCATTTTGGGTATCGCTTTTTAAAAATGCATAAGGATTCAGATAACGATTAGATCTTTTGTTGGTGCCGTTGGATTCAGCATTGAAATAATCATAGCTTATACCGCCACCGACAGCAAATTTATCTTTCCATATAGATTGAAGGTAGATTTCATTTCTAAACCATTCCCATCTGTCTACACTATAATTATTGATATCTTTTAGATCAAAGCTCATTCCGGAAGAGTAAATACCTAATCCCGGGATATATCCATTATCTATAAAATAGTTTAAATAATATCTTGGCTTGTCTCCTACAATTACATCTAAAGAAAAATTACTGTTTTTAAACAGAAGACGTTTTGCCGAGTAATTTAAGAGAAGGCCTGTTTTAAAAATATCGTCATAATGAAGTCCGAATTTTAGAAACTGTCTTGTATCATCTTCCGTTACATAAAGTTTAAGATAATTCGCATCGTTCTCTTGGACGATATCGTAATTGATAAACCTATAATTATTAGTGGCAATTAATTTATCTATGCTTTTATTGATACTTCCGTAAGTCTGTAAAGTAGGAAGACGCAATCCCATTTTTCCTAGCACATAGTTTTTGCCGTAAATTTTGCTTCCAATCAATGCTATACTGTCTATCTTGTATACATTGGAATATATTGGATTTATGGTCTGTCTAAGGCGGTCATACGGGCGCTTTGGTAATTGGTCTAATATGCCCACGTATTTTAGGCCTTCCACATAACCGCTGTCAAGAATTTTTTTCTTCTCGTCATAGCTTGTGGCCGACATTCCTTTTAGATCAGGCTTGATATTAATATCAGTGTATTTATATTGACGCTTCGTATCTTTTTTGATTCCGAAATCAATTACCTGATTTAAAATTGCAATAATATTGTTTAAATCTTCTCTTTTTGAGAGATCCTGGTTCAAATCTACCCCGATTACAATGTCAATTCCTTTATCCTTTAATGGTTTTGAAGGATAATTTACTGTCATCGCTCCATCAATGTAGAGACTGTCGCCGATTTTTACCGGATCCATCAAAGAAGGAAATGCAGAACTGGCCATAATAGACTGTACAAGATCTCCTTTCTCAAAAATCTGCATATTTCCAGATTCAAGATTGGTAGCGACACACATAAAAGGAATAGGCAGCTTAGAAAAATCATCGATATTAGAAACATTCTTAAACAATTCCTTTAATAGATAAACATTTTTCTGCCCTGTACTTATAGAAGAGGGCAGTGTTATCTTTCCATTTTTTAAAGGGATTGATAAAAGGTATTTGTCTACAGATTTATTATAAAATGTACTTTCTTTTCTAGATTTTGGATCCATAATCAGGGAATAGAAATCTGTATCCATTACAATTTTTTCTATTTCTTTTCCGGAATAGCCTGAAGCATAGAGTCCGCCTACAATAGCTCCCATACTTGTGCCGGCAATATAATCTACTTTAACTCCTAAAGAATCTAATATCTTAAGTACTCCAACGTGGGAAAAGCCTTTAGCTCCGCCTCCTGCAAGTGAAAGACCTATTCTTGGGTTTTTAGGAATTA
Coding sequences:
- the rpiB gene encoding ribose 5-phosphate isomerase B — translated: MKRKIAIAADHAGFEYKEIVKNYFSERFEIQDFGTFSTDSVDYPDFVHPAAASVENGENELGILICGSGNGVQITANKHQKIRCALCWMPEIASLARQHNDANMISMPARFISKEVAIEIVEKFLSTDFEGGRHQNRVDKIAFC
- a CDS encoding class I SAM-dependent methyltransferase; the encoded protein is MKIKDHFLSQEIFEIKETETKGVFKTSPIPSNISKYYESEDYISHHQDSGSLKEKLYKFLQSFNLQYKKNILIDRIKKGSKVLDYGCGAGEFVKYIENDFETFGFEPDADARKAAQNKILKAKIIDDITIIENESLDAITLWHVFEHVQNQDEILNIFHKKLKEKGLLIIAVPNPTSYDAKHYKEYWAAYDVPRHIYHFSKNGMENLVSKNPNWKMRKIKPLVLDSYYISMLSEKYKKSPLFWLKAIVYGTISNVKALFSNEFSSLIYIIEKR
- the ybeY gene encoding rRNA maturation RNase YbeY; its protein translation is MIQFFYENLPESVDSNYKTWLEDIIISEEKKLGEISYIFCDDEYLLKINQDYLQHDYYTDIITFDYVKGKTISAEIFVSLQRISDNASTLSKNYEEELRRVLAHGILHLIGYKDKTEEEEKQMRNKEDFYLAKYK
- a CDS encoding patatin-like phospholipase family protein, translated to MRKLLILLMVFQILLIHSQVKKNLVIPKNPRIGLSLAGGGAKGFSHVGVLKILDSLGVKVDYIAGTSMGAIVGGLYASGYSGKEIEKIVMDTDFYSLIMDPKSRKESTFYNKSVDKYLLSIPLKNGKITLPSSISTGQKNVYLLKELFKNVSNIDDFSKLPIPFMCVATNLESGNMQIFEKGDLVQSIMASSAFPSLMDPVKIGDSLYIDGAMTVNYPSKPLKDKGIDIVIGVDLNQDLSKREDLNNIIAILNQVIDFGIKKDTKRQYKYTDINIKPDLKGMSATSYDEKKKILDSGYVEGLKYVGILDQLPKRPYDRLRQTINPIYSNVYKIDSIALIGSKIYGKNYVLGKMGLRLPTLQTYGSINKSIDKLIATNNYRFINYDIVQENDANYLKLYVTEDDTRQFLKFGLHYDDIFKTGLLLNYSAKRLLFKNSNFSLDVIVGDKPRYYLNYFIDNGYIPGLGIYSSGMSFDLKDINNYSVDRWEWFRNEIYLQSIWKDKFAVGGGISYDYFNAESNGTNKRSNRYLNPYAFLKSDTQNDKDFPTKGFYLAAEGKVIDLLKSEVDKRLIQVKADIRINIPLAKQFTYRLNLYGGITLGDNLPNFYQYRLGGIFDQNVVNFKSFGGFYFAQLSADNLILISNDLQFKFNKNYFITGNLSFANLSNDISFEDAAKVNYSSLGITAGYKSPFGQIKINFSHSLKNNQKGIFSVILGHWF
- the mnmG gene encoding tRNA uridine-5-carboxymethylaminomethyl(34) synthesis enzyme MnmG, with translation MISEIYDVIVVGAGHAGCEAAAAAANLGSKTLLVTMNMQTIGQMSCNPAMGGIAKGQIVREIDAMGGYSGIIADKSAIQFKMLNLSKGPAMWSPRTQNDRMLFAEEWRLALENTPNLDFFQDMVKQLIIENNKAVGVITSLGIEIRSKSVVLTNGTFLNGLIHVGDKQLGGGRMGEPRAFGITEQLVTLGFEAGRMKTGTPPRVDGRSLDYSKMEEQKGDEKPQKFSYLDTPKLTKQLSCHIVYTNETVHDILREGFDRSPMFNGTIQSLGPRYCPSIEDKINRFAERTRHQLFVEPEGWKTVEIYVNGFSSSLPEDVQIKAMRHIPGFENVKVFRPGYAIEYDYFPPTQLKHTLETKLIDNLYFAGQINGTTGYEEAAGQGLMAGINAHNKVHEKEEFILNRDEAYIGVLIDDLITKGTEEPYRMFTSRAEYRLLLRQDNADIRLTEKAHNLGLAKEERLKRVEEKIAKSEELETFLRETSLKPGIINPILESIESNPVDQAYRAAQFLTRPNITLEKLENIEVIKEVTSQYSDEVREQAEVNIKYRGYIEKEKENVAKLTRLENIKIPEDFDYIKLASLSSEAKQKMNNVRPKTIAQAGRISGVSPADINVLLVYLGR
- a CDS encoding phosphoglycerate kinase; its protein translation is MKTINDFNFKDKKALVRVDFNVPQDDQLNVTDNTRISAVKPTIDKILNDGGSVILMTHLGRPKGEVKDQFSLKHILEEVSNVLGHKVKFVEESIGEKAVRAASDLKPGEILLLENLRFHSEEEKGDEGFAEELSKLGDAYVNDAFGTAHRAHASTSVIAKYFPSTKYFGLLMANELKAIDKVLKSGEKPVTAILGGSKVSTKITIIENILPAIDNLIIGGGMAFTFIKALGGKIGNSLVEEDKLPLALEILGKAKEHHVKVYLPSDSIIAESFSNDADRKEVDIYDIPEGWMGLDAGKKSREQFNDVLLNSRTILWNGPIGVFEMSNFSAGTVALGESIAESTKLGAFSLVGGGDSVAFVKQFGYADKVSYVSTGGGAMLESLEGLELPGVAAINK